Proteins from a single region of Pyrus communis chromosome 6, drPyrComm1.1, whole genome shotgun sequence:
- the LOC137736145 gene encoding uncharacterized protein produces MSENTFSTFHASNVLLQQKYRERGFTEYNQLISVLLVAEQNNELLMKNHQSRPTGFASFPKVNVISLEVNATSYGGNNHKRGHGHMRGRWNGKGKNHGVQFHNQVPKHNSGPSFKNVNRHKGKTHMNNAPRNSERAYHRCGGNEHWARTCRTPKHIVDLYQASIKEKGVETNFLDQAKPMDIPDLVCDLSGQLNTTYLDVSDFIVERGNEVYRFD; encoded by the coding sequence ATGTCGGAAAATACTTTTAGCACATTTCATGCCTCAAATGTGCTCCTGCAGCAGAAATATAGAGAGCGAGGTTTCACTGaatacaaccagctgatatctgtGCTTCTGGTagctgaacaaaacaatgagctcctgatgaaaaacCATCAGTCCCGACCTACTGGATTTGCATCATTCCCAAAAGTGAATGTTATTTCCCTCGAAGTGAATGCCACATCTTATGGTGGCAATAACCATAAAAGAGGACATGGCCATATGAGAGGACGGTGGAATGGGAAAGGCAAGAATCATGGTGTccagtttcacaaccaggttccaaagcataattcaggcccgagcttcaaaaatgtaaatcgccacaaaggcaaaactcatatgaacaatgctccTAGAAACTCTGAAAGAGCCTaccataggtgtggtggcaatgaGCATTGGGCAcgtacttgtcgtaccccaaaacatatagtggatctatatcaagcctccatcaaggagaaaggtgttgagaccaattttcttgatcaggctaaaccaatggatatacctgatctAGTGTGTGACTTATCAGGGCAATTGAACACAACATACCTAGATGTCTCAGACTTTATTGTGGAAAGGGGGAATGAAGTATACCGGTTCGACTGA
- the LOC137736460 gene encoding transcription repressor OFP12-like has translation MSKILCKNFHCFPNFIKCLPTIQAPPDQASNELDHQNQPPRPSTTTCTSLIIKNFNSLYPDFNLVNSSSDHSTFKSLIASSSSADDHFYNSSDESDADQYSPPDFATIFASQRFFFSSPGQSNSIVESPDTTTKPKSSHKRMLVTKGVRVPKYSSNPYMDFRRSMEEMLEANRDHISAGDHVHAKSDDMEYLHELLLCYLSLNPTHAHKDIISAFTDLVIGLLCAEDSPAPAPASAADMSVKKKPETH, from the coding sequence ATGTCTAAAATCCTATGCAAGAACTTCCACTGCTTCCCTAATTTCATCAAATGCCTACCCACAATCCAAGCTCCACCGGATCAAGCCTCAAACGAATTAGACCACCAAAACCAGCCACCACGTCCCTCTACCACCACATGTACATCTCTTATCATCAAGAACTTCAACTCCCTCTACCCTGACTTCAACTTGGTGAACTCATCATCAGATCACTCAACCTTCAAATCCCTCAtagcctcctcctcctccgccgacGATCACTTCTACAACTCCTCCGACGAATCAGACGCCGACCAGTACTCCCCTCCAGATTTCGCCACCATCTTCGCCTCTCAacgcttcttcttctcctccccgGGACAATCCAACTCCATCGTCGAGTCTCCAGACACCACCACAAAACCCAAGTCTTCTCACAAAAGAATGTTGGTCACCAAAGGCGTGCGAGTTCCCAAGTATTCCTCAAACCCTTACATGGATTTTCGGCGTTCGATGGAGGAAATGCTCGAAGCGAATCGAGATCATATATCGGCAGGTGATCATGTTCATGCTAAAAGCGATGACATGGAGTATTTACATGAGCTTCTCTTGTGCTACCTTTCGCTCAATCCGACACACGCGCACAAGGACATTATCAGTGCCTTCACCGATCTTGTCATCGGCCTACTGTGTGCTGAAGATTCACCAGCACCTGCACCAGCTTCAGCGGCTGATATGTCCGTGAAAAAAAAGCCGGAAACTCATTAG
- the LOC137737234 gene encoding preprotein translocase subunit SECE1-like has protein sequence MALRMFVQFPVTSPFPPPTKSGSLNSPVRLKLPCAGSHSIPLSQPRRPLTQKNRRHSFLRAVDESQTNSESGAESVSTEDKESAAEGESAASQPVELSELGKDIKAAMQKRKEEKEGDFLSGVADEVREIEWPAFAKVLGTTGVVLGVIAGSSVVLLTVNAVLAEFSDQLFAGRGVQDFFS, from the coding sequence ATGGCTCTACGCATGTTCGTACAGTTCCCGGTAACCTCACCCTTCCCGCCACCCACAAAATCCGGTAGCCTAAACTCACCCGTACGGTTGAAACTGCCATGTGCCGGTAGCCACTCAATTCCCCTATCCCAACCCAGACGGCCCCTAACACAGAAGAACAGAAGACATTCATTTCTCAGAGCCGTCGACGAAAGCCAGACGAATTCCGAGTCGGGTGCGGAATCGGTGAGCACCGAAGACAAAGAATCGGCCGCGGAAGGAGAGTCGGCCGCGAGTCAACCGGTCGAGTTGAGCGAGTTGGGGAAGGACATCAAGGCAGCGATGCagaagaggaaggaggagaAAGAGGGGGACTTTTTGAGCGGAGTGGCGGATGAAGTTAGGGAGATCGAGTGGCCGGCGTTCGCTAAGGTGTTGGGAACCACCGGGGTGGTGCTCGGCGTCATTGCCGGCTCCAGCGTCGTTTTGCTCACTGTCAATGCCGTTTTGGCTGAGTTTTCCGATCAGCTTTTTGCCGGGAGAGGGGTTCAGGATTTTTTCAGCTGA
- the LOC137737235 gene encoding prefoldin subunit 2-like — translation MATSKAEDQKEYVNEQAVANKFAAMRSELNQIYSKITELEMEASEHLLVINAIQPLDPSRLCFRMIGGVLVERTIKEVLPAVQRNKEGIEEVIARLNEALEKKKKEISDFEAKYKFRIRKEQGEEKDDSARKEGTAQGVLVGPAGGSE, via the coding sequence ATGGCCACTAGTAAAGCTGAAGATCAGAAGGAATATGTAAATGAACAAGCAGTCGCAAATAAGTTTGCTGCTATGAGGTCTGAACTCAACCAAATTTACTCGAAAATCACTGAGCTAGAGATGGAAGCGAGCGAGCACTTGTTGGTCATCAATGCCATCCAGCCACTCGATCCATCCAGGCTTTGCTTCCGGATGATCGGAGGTGTTCTGGTGGAGAGAACCATCAAGGAGGTTCTGCCTGCTGTGCAGCGCAACAAAGAGGGGATTGAGGAGGTTATAGCTAGGCTGAATGAGGcattggaaaagaagaaaaaggaaatctCTGATTTTGAGGCTAAGTACAAGTTCAGGATACGGAAGGAGCAGGGTGAGGAGAAGGATGATAGCGCTCGGAAAGAAGGGACTGCTCAAGGAGTCCTGGTCGGCCCTGCTGGCGGAAGCGAATGA
- the LOC137737351 gene encoding SART-1 family protein DOT2-like: MEVEYDRDDSPMREHRDEGTNDDLDGADKSSRHRSKDRKKSSRGEEKDARSKDREQSRSDVVKEREKESKDLEKDRAYGREKRKDDRDDRYKDKSRDNKVKEKDYDRESHREKEHDRGKDRKDRGKEKEREKEREAEKDSDRGREKERGNRDKDREREKERDRAKEKEREKEREKHKDREKGRESYKDTDRERVKDKYREKEREVDQDKDKSRDRGSRRSVERDDKLKLNGDDNRDKDILKQGKVSHNAEDERHADGLSSGTHLSSSELEERILKTKEERLKKKTEDVPEVLAWVSRSRKIEEKRNAEKQKAFQLSKIFEEQDNIGQGESEDEETAQDPTHDLAGVKVLHGLDKVMEGGAVVLTLKDQNILADGDINEDIDMLENVEIGEQKQRDDAYKAAKKKRGAYVDKFNDDPGAEKKMLPQYDDPTPDEGLTLDERGRFTGEAEKKLEELRKRIQGVPTKDRFEDLNMSGKISSDFYTQDEMLQFKKPKKKKSLRKREKLDLDALEAEAVSAGLGVEDLGSRNDAKRQASKEEQERLEAERRNSAYQLAYARADEASKSLRLEQTLSVKREENENPVFADDDDDLYKSLEKARKLALKKKEEEKTVSGPQAIALLATTTGSSQTADDQIPSTGESQDNKVVFTEMEEFVWGLQLDEESHKPESEDVFMQEDEPEVPHEEKMDEPGGWTEVNDMDEDKQPDNEDKEEVVPDETIHEVAVGKGLSGVLKLLKDRGTLKEGIDWGGRNMDKKKSKLFGIVDDDEEEQPKETHTSRQKKDEPRDTRSSSSSHQKDTRAPKVYQEKDIRIERTDEFGRTLTPKEAFRILSHKFHGKGPGKMKQEKRMKQYQEELKLKQMKSSDTPSLSAERMRDTQARLQTPYLVLSGHVKPGQTSDPRSGFATVERDLPGGLTPMLGDRKVEHFLGIKRKAEPESSDTPKRPKT, encoded by the exons ATGGAAGTGGAGTACGATCGGGATGACTCTCCAATGAGGGAGCATCGGGATGAGGGAACAAATGATGATTTAGACGGGGCTGACAAATCAAGCAGGCACCGGAGCAAGGATAGGAAGAAGAGTAGCCGAGGGGAAGAGAAGGATGCCAGAAGTAAAGACCGAGAGCAGTCGAGGAGTGATGTTGtgaaggaaagagagaaagaatctAAAGATTTGGAAAAGGATCGAGCATATGGCAGGGAAAAGAGGAAGGATGATAGAGATGACCGGTATAAGGATAAGAGTAGAGATAACAAGGTGAAGGAGAAAGATTATGATCGAGAGAGTCATAGAGAAAAGGAGCATGATAGGGGGAAAGATAGAAAGGACAGAGGGAAGGAAAAAGAGcgggagaaggagagagaggcaGAGAAGGATAGTGATCGAGgacgagagaaagagagggggaATAGGGATAAGGACAgggaaagggaaaaggaaagggaccgggcaaaagaaaaggaaagagaaaaggagagagaaaaacaTAAAGAtcgagagaaagggagggaaaGCTATAAAGATACCGATAGGGAGAGGGTGAAAGACAAGTACAGGGAAAAAGAGAGGGAGGTGGATCAAGATAAGGATAAATCAAGAGACAGAGGAAGCAGGAGAAGCGTTGAAAGAGATGATAAGTTGAAGCTAAATGGTGATGATAACAGGGATAAAGACATTCTTAAGCAAGGGAAGGTTTCCCATAATGCTGAGGATGAACGGCATGCTGATGGCTTATCAAGTGGAACACATCTATCATCATCGGAGCTTGAGGAACGCATCTTGAA GACAAAGGAAGAGAGattaaagaagaaaacagaagATGTTCCTGAGGTTTTAGCATGGGTTAGTAGGAGTCGTAAGATCGAGGAGAAAAGGAATGCAGAAAAGCAGAAAGCTTTCCAGCTTTCTAAGATTTTCGAGGAACAG GACAATATTGGTCAAGGAGAAAGTGAAGATGAGGAGACAGCCCAGGATCCCACTC ATGATCTAGCTGGTGTTAAAGTTCTTCATGGCCTTGACAAAGTAATGGAAGGCGGGGCAGTTGTTTTAACACTCAAAGATCAGAATATTCTAGCTGATGGTGACATTAATGAAG ACATTGATATGCTTGAGAATGTGGAAATTGGAGAGCAGAAGCAGCGAGACGATGCTTACAAGGcagcaaagaagaaaaggggGGCTTATGTCGATAA GTTTAATGACGACCCTGGCGCTGAGAAGAAAATGCTTCCACAGTATGATGATCCAACCCCAGATGAG GGGTTAACTTTAGATGAAAGAGGACGCTTTACTGGCGAAGCAGAAAAGAAACTTGAAGAG CTACGTAAGAGGATACAGGGTGTTCCCACAAAGGACCGCTTTGAAGATCTCAACATGTCTGGGAAGATCTCATCTGATTTCTATACTCAAGATGAAATGCTTCAGTTTAAAAAACCTAAGAAAAAGAAATCCTTGCGGAAGAGGGAGAAGCTAGACTTAGATGCCCTTGAAGCAGAAGCAGTATCTGCAGGGTTGGGTGTTGAAGACCTTGGTTCTAGGAATGATGCAAAGAGGCAGGCCAGTAAAGAGGAGCAAGAAAGATTGGAAGCTGAAAGGAGAAATAGTGCATACCAGCTGGCTTATGCTAGAGCAGACGAGGCATCTAAATCATTGCGACTGGAACAAACTCTTTCTGTTAAACGAGAGGAAAATGAAAATCCTGTCTTCGCAGATGATGACGATGATCTGTATAAATCCTTAGAGAAAGCAAGGAAATTGGCTCTTaaaaagaaagaggaggaaaaaacTGTATCTGGTCCACAAGCGATTGCTCTCCTTGCCACCACCACTGGCAGTAGTCAGACTGCAGATGATCAAATCCCCTCAACTGGAGAGTCACAGGATAACAAGGTTGTCTTCACTGAGATGGAAGAGTTTGTCTGGGGCCTCCAGCTTGATGAAG AATCCCACAAGCCTGAAAGTGAAGATGTTTTTATGCAAGAAGATGAACCCGAAGTTCCCCATGAAGAAAAAATGGATGAACCTGGTGGATGGACTGAAGTTAATGATATGGATGAAGACAAACAGCCTGATAATGAGGATAAGGAGGAGGTAGTTCCTGATGAAACAATTCATGAAGTTGCGGTCGGGAAGGGCTTATCAGGTGTACTGAAGCTGCTTAAAGATCGAGGAACCCTTAAAGAAGGTATTGACTGGGGTGGCAGAAACATGGACAAGAAAAAGAGCAAACTTTTTGGTATTGTAGATGATGATGAGGAGGAGCAGCCAAAGGAGACCCATACATCACGTCAAAAAAAGGATGAACCAAGGGATACTCGTTCATCCTCTTCCAGCCATCAAAAGGATACTCGTGCACCTAAAGTCTATCAGGAAAAGGATATTCGCATTGAGAGAACCGATGAATTTGGCAGAACT TTGACGCCCAAGGAAGCCTTTAGGATACTTTCTCATAAGTTCCATGGGAAGGGGCCTGGAAAGATGAAGCAAGAAAAGCGCATGAAGCAATACCAGGAAGAACTAAAGTTGAAGCAGATGAAGAGTTCAGATACACCATCACTGTCTGCGGAGAGGATGAGGGACACTCAAGCTCGCTTGCAGACACCATATCTTGTCCTCAGTGGCCATGTTAAACCAGG GCAAACTAGCGATCCCAGAAGTGGTTTTGCAACGGTTGAGAGGGATCTCCCCGGGGGCTTGACACCCATGCTTGGTGACAGAAAG